In Haloarchaeobius salinus, the sequence CCTCCTGCCCGTAGATGGGTGGGTAGGTGCCCATCCGGCCCTGCCGCTGGAGGGAGACGGCCTTGCGGTCGAACTGTCGGGCGAGTTTGAGGTCCTCGTAGAGGTCCCGGAGGGCGTCGTCGGAGAGCGGGACGGATGCCCCGTCGGCCAGGGAGCCGTCGACGTCGAGCACCCGGTGAACGTCGTCATCGTCGGTAGTGATGCCCAGAGACATGCGAAGCTACCTGAAACCATGGCAGTATCTGCGATAAAACTGCCGCCGGGCAGCGTCGCTGGTGGACGTGTGGCGAGCAGGCGACGCGTGAGCCGCCGTGGAACGACCTCGGTGGCGGCGTCGTCGCACACGGACGCGTCGCACACCCGCTGGCCCGCGTGCGGTGGCGGTCAGGGCACGCCGGGTCTGGTCCCGGCATCGCTCATAAAGGTCGGGTGGCCGGAACCCCGACGGTTAACGCACGGCGGCGCGTACGTCGTGGCAGTGACAGAGCTCGACCCTGCGTTCGAACGCGCCATCGCGGCGTTCCCCGACAGCCCCGAGTGGCACGAGCTCGGCGTCGACCGGGCGAGGGAGCTGGAGGCGGAGCTGTTCTCGCGGTCGGCCGACGGCGATGTGGAGACGACCGACCGAATCGTCGATACGGCGAGCGGGGGGACGGTTCCGAGCCGCGTGTACCGGCCGTCCGGGGTCGACGACCCGGCACCGGCGCTCGTGTTCGCCCACGGCGGCGGCTTCGTCCTCGGGACGCTCGACTCCGCGGACGACCTCGCACGGCGGCTGGCGGCGACCACCGGGAGCGTCGTCGTCTCGGTCGACTACCGGCTGGCACCGGAGCACCCGTGTCCGGCCGGCCTGGACGACGTGACGGCCGTCCTCGAGTGGACCGTCGAGTCGGCGGCCGACCTCGGCGTCGACGCCGAACGTGTCGGCGTCGCGGGCTCCAGTGCGGGCGCGAACCTC encodes:
- a CDS encoding alpha/beta hydrolase; translation: MTELDPAFERAIAAFPDSPEWHELGVDRARELEAELFSRSADGDVETTDRIVDTASGGTVPSRVYRPSGVDDPAPALVFAHGGGFVLGTLDSADDLARRLAATTGSVVVSVDYRLAPEHPCPAGLDDVTAVLEWTVESAADLGVDAERVGVAGSSAGANLAALGARRADVAVSIAVLFYPMLDPTLDAPSHEEHADAPLLTRDDLDWFWRLYRDDGAIPVDDPRLSPLPAVGEGPSSFADSPPTVVATAGCDPLRDDGARYADALADTDVSVERLHYPGAPHGFLSLADAVPAAADAWDDLAAAVLARR